In Hallerella succinigenes, the following are encoded in one genomic region:
- a CDS encoding lytic transglycosylase encodes MSPEEELRESWQQYQFALQAMEDEDWLVARHHLDLALKKLVEENYDPVYSIQARPQDSLYRRDMPHKLIAALDEVYPQILAMGEDASVYVRYEFDDAGLENLDEPPLDSAEREEIESFLDTLNRAEFTLPIEFNERVMQEIQYMSTRAHDFTEASLSRKTAFEEMIYAKIDSMGMPRDLIFLSLVESGYKIKAYSRAKAAGLWQFIPSTGKRYGLYQDFWMDMRRNPELSTVAAMRYLKRLHDEFGDWLMAMAAYNCGEGCVRRRIRELKEDTLWDSTKTITYWDLNLPKETMHYVPRILAAMTIGHYPEHYGMDVEKREPVAFDTVTVVEFMPLDQVAKAAGVDTKTIQELNLELNRWCTPPKESGYVMRIPEGTRDSFLVAYEKMDKKSWSRWQYHKVMSGENLGKISRKYGVSVKDIQSANHLKNTRIRCGQTLMIPLPSSAYNSNSSKNSTQTNSSQSSKKSSVRTYKVKSGDNLGSIARKFGVSVSQLQKWNGVDGSAIRAGQVLYVEKPVEKPVEKPVEKPVEKPVEKAIAKPVEKKSEGNFIKHTVQSGESLWDISRTYGVTIEQIVEWNKKKSTKVKAGEVLRIQPNR; translated from the coding sequence GTGTCTCCCGAAGAAGAGTTGCGGGAGTCTTGGCAACAGTATCAGTTTGCCTTGCAGGCGATGGAAGATGAGGACTGGCTTGTCGCTCGACATCATCTGGATTTAGCCTTAAAAAAATTAGTGGAAGAAAACTACGACCCCGTCTATTCGATTCAGGCGCGGCCGCAGGATTCTTTGTACCGTCGGGATATGCCGCATAAGTTGATCGCGGCGTTGGACGAGGTTTACCCCCAGATCCTGGCCATGGGCGAGGACGCCTCTGTCTATGTGCGCTATGAGTTTGATGATGCGGGTCTTGAAAATTTGGACGAACCGCCTCTCGACAGTGCGGAACGCGAAGAAATCGAAAGTTTCCTCGATACGTTGAACCGTGCCGAGTTTACGCTCCCGATTGAATTCAACGAACGCGTGATGCAGGAAATTCAGTACATGTCGACGCGTGCACATGATTTTACGGAAGCTTCTCTTTCTCGAAAGACCGCATTTGAAGAAATGATTTACGCAAAGATCGATTCCATGGGAATGCCGCGCGATTTGATTTTCCTTTCGCTTGTGGAATCCGGTTACAAGATCAAGGCTTATAGCCGTGCCAAGGCGGCGGGGCTTTGGCAGTTTATACCGTCTACGGGAAAGCGTTACGGACTGTATCAAGATTTTTGGATGGACATGCGCCGTAATCCGGAACTTTCGACGGTTGCCGCCATGCGTTATTTAAAACGTTTGCATGATGAATTTGGTGACTGGCTAATGGCGATGGCCGCTTACAACTGCGGCGAAGGTTGCGTGCGTCGTCGGATCCGCGAACTCAAAGAAGATACGCTTTGGGATTCGACGAAGACGATCACCTATTGGGACTTGAATCTTCCGAAAGAAACGATGCACTACGTGCCGCGGATTCTTGCCGCGATGACGATCGGACATTATCCAGAACATTACGGTATGGATGTGGAAAAGCGTGAACCCGTTGCATTCGATACGGTGACTGTCGTGGAATTTATGCCGCTTGATCAGGTGGCGAAAGCGGCTGGAGTCGATACCAAGACGATTCAGGAACTAAACTTGGAACTGAATCGTTGGTGCACGCCACCGAAGGAAAGCGGCTACGTGATGCGCATCCCGGAAGGGACGCGGGATTCCTTCCTTGTCGCTTACGAAAAAATGGATAAAAAGTCCTGGTCGCGCTGGCAGTATCACAAGGTGATGTCTGGCGAAAATTTGGGCAAGATCAGCCGAAAGTATGGTGTTTCTGTGAAGGATATCCAGTCTGCGAATCATTTGAAGAATACGCGCATCCGCTGCGGTCAAACGCTCATGATTCCGCTGCCGTCCAGCGCCTATAATTCGAATTCCTCCAAGAATTCCACACAAACAAACTCGTCGCAATCTTCAAAAAAATCCTCGGTGCGCACGTATAAGGTAAAGTCGGGCGATAACCTCGGCTCGATCGCTCGCAAGTTCGGCGTTTCCGTTTCGCAACTTCAAAAGTGGAACGGCGTCGATGGTTCCGCCATTCGTGCGGGTCAGGTCCTTTACGTCGAAAAGCCTGTGGAAAAGCCTGTCGAAAAGCCTGTGGAAAAGCCTGTCGAAAAGCCTGTGGAAAAGGCGATAGCAAAGCCTGTGGAAAAGAAGTCCGAAGGGAATTTCATTAAACATACGGTCCAATCGGGAGAATCCCTGTGGGATATTTCCCGTACATACGGCGTGACCATTGAACAGATTGTCGAGTGGAATAAGAAAAAGTCCACGAAAGTCAAAGCGGGCGAAGTTTTAAGAATCCAACCAAATCGTTGA
- a CDS encoding polysaccharide biosynthesis/export family protein, whose protein sequence is MRSWILGILSTAALVLSGCFASPGMVLNESSNEDGSIDTLADFQGAKVHLQSISPLTLSKLSGVSSDSATPATFAALPEELLTYTPEAYKLGPFDIVQVVIWEHPELTSPLGSYRSDNATGQLVSESGVMFYPYVGEINVVGKTIAELRAEIVSNLSKVLNNPQIDVRLLQSQRHKVYVQGSIKNPGVVTLNDVPVTFLEAINRCGGATADADLSTVEFTRDGKTYVLNMLAPYAAGKGPSDVVLKDNDVIRVPDSEESKVYMMGEVRNQQALSFKNGKLSLAQALAEAGGLRLESAKAENIYVFRASAADAIDVYHLNARNPMALVFGDQFALKPGDIVYVDATNLSRWNRVVQLVYPTAQLIYYGSQTVNTTHNAYKAIQNW, encoded by the coding sequence ATGAGAAGTTGGATCTTGGGAATCCTTTCGACCGCCGCTCTTGTTCTTTCGGGATGCTTCGCTTCCCCGGGTATGGTGTTGAACGAATCGTCCAACGAAGATGGCTCCATTGATACGTTGGCTGATTTTCAGGGTGCAAAGGTGCATTTGCAGAGCATTAGTCCGCTTACGCTTTCCAAACTTTCGGGTGTTTCTTCGGATTCGGCCACACCGGCAACCTTCGCTGCGCTTCCAGAAGAACTTTTGACTTATACGCCGGAAGCTTACAAACTCGGACCTTTTGACATTGTCCAGGTCGTCATTTGGGAACATCCGGAACTCACGAGCCCGCTCGGTTCTTACCGTAGTGATAATGCGACAGGTCAGCTTGTTAGCGAATCCGGTGTGATGTTCTACCCGTATGTCGGTGAAATTAACGTGGTGGGCAAGACCATTGCGGAATTGCGTGCAGAAATCGTGTCGAACCTTTCCAAGGTTTTGAACAATCCTCAGATTGACGTCCGTCTGCTCCAGAGCCAGCGTCACAAGGTTTATGTCCAGGGTTCCATCAAGAATCCGGGCGTTGTGACCTTGAACGATGTGCCGGTGACTTTCCTAGAAGCGATCAACCGCTGCGGAGGTGCAACTGCTGATGCAGATCTTTCGACGGTGGAATTTACGCGTGATGGTAAGACCTACGTTTTGAATATGCTGGCGCCTTATGCGGCCGGTAAGGGTCCAAGCGATGTCGTGCTGAAGGATAACGATGTAATCCGTGTTCCGGATTCCGAAGAATCCAAGGTTTACATGATGGGTGAAGTGCGTAACCAGCAGGCTCTCTCGTTCAAGAACGGCAAGCTTTCCTTGGCCCAGGCTCTTGCTGAAGCGGGCGGTCTTCGCTTGGAATCGGCAAAGGCAGAAAATATCTATGTGTTCCGCGCTTCTGCAGCGGATGCGATTGATGTTTATCATTTGAATGCCCGCAACCCGATGGCTCTTGTCTTCGGCGACCAGTTCGCGTTGAAACCGGGTGATATCGTCTATGTCGATGCGACGAATCTCTCGCGTTGGAACCGTGTCGTTCAGCTCGTCTATCCGACGGCTCAGTTGATCTACTACGGTTCCCAGACGGTGAATACGACGCATAATGCGTATAAGGCTATCCAAAACTGGTAA
- a CDS encoding DUF58 domain-containing protein: protein MKKIWEEIVWLWKAYPRAPEKPGLLMRLYYFWDEVITPAGHVFSALLLFCSMFLFLPGFQWVKVFEFSVFCLMVFSIIVRRKPDNRILHVEVPMATEGEPVQLVATFEKPLSEGAYLDSFRMDPSVVRLENGLLLPKRRGAFPLSKIALVETRLLGLSQSFQKYDGQAELLVLPKIQNISQFRFLTLGISGAKFERLLRPENSRSMEFIGVREYREGDSLRDLHHKAFARYGRPFTKEFATEVEGGVTLLLDVSARHFREKMCVEYAIRLFGSIAFWLLERNLLGRVFIGNEEVRLDNAKNAQEKILAVLARVPYADLHTTYNLDKWHVRPDNEIPVLAVAVHEVNWPAVDKQIVVVNREGNRQESDALKFVLRGSEASL, encoded by the coding sequence TTGAAAAAAATTTGGGAAGAAATCGTTTGGCTGTGGAAAGCTTATCCGCGAGCTCCGGAAAAGCCCGGTCTTTTGATGCGCCTGTATTACTTTTGGGATGAAGTCATCACGCCTGCGGGGCATGTGTTCTCTGCCTTGTTGCTCTTTTGTTCCATGTTCCTTTTTTTGCCGGGTTTTCAGTGGGTCAAAGTTTTTGAGTTTTCCGTTTTCTGTTTGATGGTCTTTTCGATCATCGTGCGCCGTAAACCGGATAATCGGATTTTACATGTGGAAGTCCCGATGGCGACGGAAGGCGAACCTGTGCAACTCGTGGCGACGTTCGAAAAACCTTTGTCGGAAGGCGCGTATTTGGATTCTTTTCGCATGGATCCGAGCGTCGTCCGTTTGGAAAACGGACTTTTGCTGCCCAAGCGTCGTGGCGCTTTTCCGCTTTCGAAAATCGCCCTGGTGGAAACACGTCTTCTTGGACTTTCGCAGAGCTTTCAAAAGTATGACGGCCAGGCGGAACTCTTGGTATTGCCTAAAATCCAGAACATTTCCCAGTTTCGCTTTTTGACTCTCGGCATCAGCGGGGCCAAGTTCGAACGCTTGCTTCGCCCCGAAAATTCCCGCAGCATGGAATTTATCGGAGTCCGCGAATACCGCGAAGGGGACAGCCTTCGCGATTTGCACCACAAAGCCTTTGCTCGCTACGGCAGGCCTTTTACCAAGGAATTTGCTACAGAAGTCGAAGGCGGCGTTACGCTCCTCTTAGATGTTTCCGCAAGGCATTTTCGTGAAAAAATGTGCGTAGAATATGCGATTCGTTTGTTCGGAAGCATCGCCTTTTGGCTATTGGAACGGAACCTTTTAGGGCGGGTTTTTATCGGTAATGAAGAAGTGCGCTTGGATAATGCGAAAAACGCTCAGGAGAAAATCCTCGCTGTTCTTGCGCGAGTTCCGTATGCGGACCTGCATACAACGTATAACTTGGACAAGTGGCATGTAAGACCGGATAATGAAATTCCGGTGCTCGCCGTGGCGGTCCATGAAGTGAATTGGCCTGCGGTCGATAAGCAAATCGTAGTGGTGAATCGAGAAGGGAATCGTCAGGAATCGGATGCACTCAAGTTTGTTTTGCGCGGATCGGAGGCTTCGCTATGA
- a CDS encoding transglutaminase domain-containing protein, translating to MKKNGSNEAALVILVAAIFALWSASQTMQLAVLSLLFCLWTYRRLRLGKAVKLRRIWLYLGMIPFAIWFAAFRSTPGGFSPLFFYIPAWYFLYLALVEWLCVGRGGRMVFVWFDAFVVFTLSSFEASAAIGVAFGVATLALLWDVRSKKNFALWLLFWIGFFLLLLAAKNLNLDKRSDYATRAARYENDYHKRTLMGFSSVGALTAFSKNYSGEFEDDVVFRVYSKRMPLFLKGIAYERYLPKVGLWKQSKQHRFLQTGRFVGDYGGFEVREPFDSTAVWVQSNLFVEKALFAPPGAAGVALKNIDSLPHFAGDFFQTPERSPRNWYYWDGIRTRDTLTQNDSAWLQVPNSLLPLLDSAVLQMELSLSKDSLKSNLKKIRTYFDENFKYQLSFERSEEDPLEDFYRKRRGFCSYFASFSTLLLRHLGIPARYASGFAYPEIGEGYWIFRRRTAHGWVEFLDADGYWNTFDPTPVSARLQNGEHSRFERLSERLRSMLSLAWHELTEGRWRTSLDSFTNWMSNVFESLTFKLFLGVLLIGSLAWWVVRCIRIRQKERENVSKRILELRQMLEKAESKLSGMGYVRNQGETAWSFLQRIPSTPKTEPFRQMLVSYCLNRWRSL from the coding sequence ATGAAGAAGAACGGTTCGAACGAAGCGGCTTTGGTAATCCTTGTCGCTGCGATTTTTGCGTTGTGGAGCGCTTCTCAGACCATGCAGCTTGCCGTTCTCTCGTTGCTTTTTTGCCTTTGGACGTATCGGCGTTTAAGGCTCGGGAAAGCGGTGAAGTTGCGTCGCATTTGGCTTTATCTGGGAATGATTCCGTTTGCGATTTGGTTTGCCGCATTTCGCAGTACGCCGGGCGGTTTTTCTCCGCTCTTCTTTTACATTCCGGCGTGGTATTTTTTGTATTTGGCGCTTGTGGAGTGGCTGTGCGTGGGGCGTGGCGGTCGCATGGTCTTTGTCTGGTTCGATGCCTTTGTGGTTTTTACTCTCAGCTCCTTTGAGGCAAGTGCGGCAATTGGCGTTGCGTTTGGCGTGGCGACGCTTGCACTCCTTTGGGACGTGCGTTCCAAAAAGAATTTTGCGCTTTGGCTCCTCTTTTGGATCGGATTCTTTTTGCTTCTGCTAGCGGCAAAAAACTTGAATTTGGATAAACGCTCGGATTATGCAACCCGGGCGGCTCGTTATGAAAATGATTACCACAAGCGCACTTTGATGGGATTTTCAAGTGTCGGCGCATTAACCGCTTTCTCAAAAAACTATTCGGGAGAATTTGAAGACGATGTTGTCTTTCGCGTTTATTCCAAACGAATGCCACTCTTTTTGAAAGGGATTGCTTACGAGCGTTACCTGCCCAAGGTAGGACTTTGGAAACAGTCAAAGCAGCACCGCTTTCTGCAGACAGGGCGTTTTGTCGGCGACTATGGAGGCTTTGAAGTCCGCGAACCGTTCGATTCGACTGCGGTTTGGGTTCAGTCGAACCTTTTCGTCGAAAAGGCGCTGTTTGCTCCTCCCGGAGCCGCTGGAGTCGCGCTGAAGAATATAGACTCCCTTCCGCACTTCGCAGGAGACTTTTTCCAGACTCCGGAAAGATCTCCGCGGAACTGGTACTACTGGGACGGCATTCGGACTCGGGATACGCTGACCCAGAACGATTCCGCATGGCTTCAGGTTCCGAATTCGCTTTTACCGTTGCTCGATTCCGCTGTTCTTCAAATGGAACTTTCCCTGTCGAAGGATTCGCTGAAAAGCAACTTGAAAAAGATCCGCACCTATTTTGATGAAAATTTCAAATACCAGCTTTCCTTTGAACGCTCCGAGGAAGATCCGTTGGAAGACTTTTACCGCAAACGGAGAGGCTTCTGCTCGTATTTCGCCTCGTTCAGCACACTTTTACTGCGTCATCTAGGAATTCCTGCTCGGTATGCAAGTGGTTTTGCGTACCCGGAAATCGGGGAAGGCTATTGGATTTTCCGCCGCAGGACTGCGCACGGTTGGGTGGAATTTTTGGACGCAGACGGGTATTGGAACACCTTTGACCCGACACCGGTCTCTGCTCGGTTGCAAAACGGCGAACATTCTCGGTTTGAACGTTTGAGCGAACGCCTGCGCAGCATGCTTTCCCTTGCCTGGCACGAACTGACGGAAGGGCGTTGGCGCACTTCGCTCGATTCTTTTACCAATTGGATGTCAAATGTCTTTGAATCCTTGACGTTTAAACTGTTTTTAGGAGTGTTGCTCATCGGATCCTTGGCTTGGTGGGTTGTTAGGTGTATTCGAATTCGTCAAAAAGAACGGGAGAATGTTTCCAAGCGGATTCTAGAATTGCGTCAAATGCTCGAAAAAGCGGAATCCAAACTTTCGGGCATGGGTTACGTTCGAAATCAGGGCGAAACCGCCTGGAGTTTTTTGCAAAGGATTCCTTCGACGCCTAAAACGGAGCCTTTCCGCCAAATGCTAGTGTCCTATTGTCTGAATCGTTGGAGATCTTTGTGA
- a CDS encoding glutamine synthetase III has protein sequence MSIQEEFGSLVFNTKTMSKYLSHKTYESLLATMENGTALDATIADEVASGMKTWAMEHGATHFTHWFQPLNGTTAEKHDAFYNPDFKGGIVASFSGKELIQGEPDASSFPSGGLRATFEARGYTAWDPTSPAFIKVNNDGVAVLCIPTMFYGYHGEALDKKIPLLRAQVALAKQINRVAKLFGVPGDKRPFATLGPEQEYFLVDAEVYRQRPDLVQTGRTLFGVRPARHQQLEDHYFGKIKNRVLSFMAEVDKELWKLGVPAKTRHNEVSPAQFELAPVFEEQNLSSDHNMLTMEVLQTVAERYGLVCLLHEKPFDGVNGSGKHNNWSITGPDGKNWLSPGKTPHENAQFLTVLVSIIKGVDTYAPLLRATVASAGNDHRLGANEAPPAIISIFLGEQLTDIINQLEKGKPTSTKSGSTMEIGVSMLPPLPKDATDRNRTSPFAFTGNKFEFRAVGSEQNCATTNTALNTIVAWALDDVLNQIEALTSKGTDFNSAVQSVLQKEIKDHKRVLFDGNGYSGDWEAEAAKRGLPNLKTTPEAIEAYRDPKVIELYKKYSVLSEVELESRYVIEKEKYETMIALEANCALMMAKTMYLPECISYAAELADSCASLTDYVHTGVSALAKSAAENVEKLTQEIDKLEKAIDSGDSAAELAGMKDVRSVVDALERIVPDSQWPVPGYGEMFFVG, from the coding sequence AAGCCTTCTTGCGACGATGGAAAACGGCACCGCTCTCGACGCAACGATCGCTGATGAAGTTGCTTCGGGCATGAAGACGTGGGCAATGGAACATGGAGCGACGCACTTCACTCACTGGTTCCAGCCGTTGAATGGAACGACTGCAGAAAAGCACGACGCTTTCTACAATCCGGACTTCAAGGGTGGCATCGTTGCCTCCTTCAGTGGTAAGGAACTCATCCAGGGCGAACCGGATGCTTCGAGCTTCCCGTCTGGCGGTCTCCGTGCAACGTTCGAAGCCCGCGGTTACACCGCTTGGGATCCGACGAGCCCGGCATTCATCAAGGTGAACAACGACGGCGTTGCCGTTCTTTGCATCCCGACCATGTTCTATGGTTACCATGGCGAAGCCCTCGATAAGAAAATCCCGCTTCTTCGCGCGCAGGTCGCCCTCGCAAAACAGATTAACCGCGTTGCTAAGCTTTTCGGCGTCCCGGGCGACAAGCGTCCGTTCGCAACCCTCGGTCCTGAGCAGGAATATTTCCTCGTCGATGCTGAAGTCTACCGTCAGCGTCCGGACTTGGTGCAGACTGGTCGTACCCTCTTCGGTGTTCGTCCGGCTCGTCATCAGCAGCTTGAAGACCACTACTTCGGCAAGATTAAGAACCGCGTTCTCTCCTTCATGGCAGAAGTCGACAAGGAACTCTGGAAACTCGGCGTTCCGGCTAAGACTCGCCACAACGAAGTGAGCCCGGCCCAGTTCGAACTCGCTCCGGTCTTCGAAGAACAGAACCTTTCCTCTGACCACAACATGCTCACGATGGAAGTCCTCCAGACCGTTGCAGAACGTTATGGTCTCGTTTGCCTGCTCCACGAAAAGCCGTTCGACGGCGTGAACGGTTCCGGCAAGCACAACAACTGGTCTATCACCGGTCCAGATGGCAAGAACTGGCTCTCTCCAGGTAAGACTCCGCACGAAAATGCACAGTTCCTCACGGTCCTTGTTTCCATCATCAAGGGTGTCGACACCTACGCTCCGCTTCTCCGTGCAACGGTCGCAAGCGCTGGTAACGATCACCGTCTCGGTGCAAACGAAGCTCCTCCGGCAATCATCTCGATCTTCCTCGGCGAACAGCTCACCGATATCATCAACCAGCTCGAAAAGGGCAAGCCGACTTCGACGAAGAGCGGCTCCACGATGGAAATCGGTGTATCCATGCTTCCGCCGCTCCCGAAGGATGCAACGGACCGTAACCGTACAAGCCCGTTCGCCTTCACCGGCAACAAGTTCGAATTCCGCGCTGTCGGTAGCGAACAGAACTGCGCAACGACCAACACCGCTTTGAACACCATCGTGGCTTGGGCTCTCGACGATGTTCTGAATCAGATCGAAGCTTTGACTTCGAAGGGCACGGACTTCAATTCTGCTGTGCAGAGCGTTCTCCAGAAGGAAATCAAGGATCACAAGCGTGTGCTCTTTGACGGAAACGGATACAGCGGCGATTGGGAAGCAGAAGCTGCCAAGCGCGGTCTCCCGAACCTCAAGACGACGCCGGAAGCTATCGAAGCTTACCGCGATCCGAAGGTCATTGAACTTTACAAGAAGTACAGCGTCCTTTCCGAAGTGGAACTCGAAAGCCGCTACGTGATTGAAAAGGAAAAGTACGAGACGATGATCGCTCTCGAAGCGAACTGCGCTCTCATGATGGCAAAGACCATGTACCTTCCGGAATGCATTTCCTACGCTGCAGAACTCGCAGACTCTTGCGCCTCTCTCACGGATTACGTGCACACGGGCGTTTCCGCTCTTGCAAAGTCCGCAGCAGAAAACGTGGAAAAGCTCACGCAGGAAATCGACAAGCTTGAAAAGGCTATCGATTCTGGCGATTCGGCCGCAGAACTCGCTGGCATGAAGGATGTCCGCTCCGTGGTGGATGCTCTCGAACGCATCGTTCCGGATTCTCAGTGGCCGGTTCCGGGCTACGGCGAAATGTTCTTCGTCGGCTAA
- a CDS encoding DJ-1 family glyoxalase III, which yields MSNHILFLLADGFEETECVAPYDILIRGGVKVSLASIHTDPFVEGAHGLTIRADALLSELDPSLYSGIFLPGGGRGVENLRNSQAVQETVRSFMGAGKWVTAICAAPIVLAAAGVLHDKRVTSYPSTEPDIRSYCKSYSQDRVVVDGKLVTSRGPGSAEEFGLQLLALLEGKDKSEDVRKGMVAR from the coding sequence ATGTCGAATCATATCTTATTTCTGTTGGCAGATGGTTTTGAAGAAACGGAATGCGTGGCTCCGTATGATATTTTGATTCGCGGAGGGGTAAAGGTTTCCCTTGCGAGCATTCACACCGATCCATTTGTGGAAGGCGCTCATGGTTTGACGATCAGGGCGGACGCCCTTCTTTCGGAACTTGACCCATCCCTTTATTCGGGAATCTTTTTGCCGGGCGGCGGCCGTGGCGTGGAAAATCTGCGAAACTCCCAGGCGGTGCAGGAAACGGTTCGAAGCTTTATGGGCGCAGGCAAGTGGGTGACGGCAATTTGTGCGGCTCCGATTGTTCTTGCCGCGGCGGGTGTTTTGCACGACAAACGTGTGACGAGTTATCCTTCGACGGAACCGGATATCCGTTCCTATTGCAAGAGCTATTCTCAGGACCGCGTCGTGGTGGACGGTAAACTGGTGACAAGCCGCGGTCCGGGTTCTGCAGAAGAGTTCGGATTGCAACTGCTTGCGCTTCTCGAAGGCAAGGATAAGTCAGAAGATGTCCGTAAGGGCATGGTTGCTCGCTAA
- a CDS encoding AAA family ATPase translates to MIQKLIQALNSVLLGKEDSVELLVAAILANGHVLIEDVPGTGKTTLARALSKAVSADYARIQFTPDLLPADVTGGAIFRPGTAEFEIKKGPVFTQVLLADEINRASPRTQSALLEAMEERSVSLEGKTYALSNFFVVLATENPVEFRGVYPLPEAQMDRFMVRLSLGYPSEETELGIIRGHRFEVPVEKLKPVMTPADVLRIREEVKKIHVDESLELYAVKLVQATRHRSDLRLGASPRAGMALVAISQAFAYMDNRNYVTPDDLQRSILPVLAHRIFAKDSAFDATKKILEDIRKNVSVPR, encoded by the coding sequence ATGATTCAAAAATTGATTCAGGCGCTGAACTCGGTTCTGCTCGGAAAAGAAGATTCGGTGGAATTGCTCGTGGCGGCGATTCTTGCGAATGGACATGTGTTGATTGAAGATGTTCCGGGAACCGGAAAAACGACGCTTGCGAGAGCGCTTTCGAAAGCGGTTTCTGCGGACTATGCAAGAATTCAGTTTACACCGGATTTGCTTCCGGCGGATGTGACCGGTGGAGCCATTTTTAGACCGGGAACTGCCGAATTTGAAATCAAGAAAGGACCTGTTTTTACGCAGGTACTTTTGGCGGATGAAATCAACCGTGCAAGTCCGCGTACGCAGAGCGCCCTTTTGGAAGCGATGGAAGAACGTTCGGTTTCGCTCGAAGGCAAGACCTATGCACTCTCGAACTTTTTTGTTGTCCTTGCGACGGAAAACCCGGTGGAATTCCGCGGCGTTTATCCGCTGCCCGAGGCGCAGATGGACCGTTTCATGGTGCGCCTTTCCCTAGGCTATCCTTCCGAGGAAACGGAACTCGGCATTATCCGCGGTCACCGTTTTGAAGTTCCTGTGGAAAAACTCAAACCAGTGATGACTCCGGCAGATGTTTTGCGGATCCGTGAAGAAGTGAAGAAGATACATGTGGACGAATCGCTTGAACTTTATGCGGTAAAACTTGTGCAGGCGACGCGCCATCGCTCGGATTTGCGGCTTGGAGCGAGTCCGCGTGCTGGCATGGCTCTGGTGGCGATATCGCAAGCCTTTGCCTATATGGACAATCGAAATTATGTGACACCGGACGATTTGCAACGGTCGATTTTACCGGTGCTTGCGCACCGCATCTTTGCGAAAGATTCTGCTTTTGATGCGACAAAGAAAATTCTCGAAGATATTCGCAAAAACGTTTCCGTTCCCAGGTAG